In Cotesia glomerata isolate CgM1 linkage group LG3, MPM_Cglom_v2.3, whole genome shotgun sequence, one genomic interval encodes:
- the LOC123260819 gene encoding venom peptide SjAPI-2-like — protein MKFLVIFLLVPLELFYVNAQCDQENVSVDSDDQIQGTSLNDPMECNKLEEISSCNGNPQCQRTCENYSEDPNAPGLPCPRSKSCFRGCVCRKGYVRSQLYGPCIHFTRCPRVRH, from the exons ATGAAGTTTTTGGTAATATTTTTGCTGGTACCACTTGAACTATTTTACGTAAACGCTCAGTGCGATCAAGAGAATGTTTCAGTCGACTCCGACGACCAAATTCAAG GCACGAGTCTCAATGATCCTATGGAGTGTAATAAATTAGAAGAGATTAGTTCTTGTAATGGTAATCCGCAGTGTCAAAGAACTTGTGAAAATTACTCCGAGGATCCGAATGCTCCAGGACTCCCTTGTCCTCGGTCTAAATCTTGTTTCCGAGGATGTGTTTGCCGAAAAGGATATGTAAGGTCTCAATTATACGGACCGTGCATTCATTTCACCAGGTGTCCTCGTGTCagacattaa